One segment of Grus americana isolate bGruAme1 chromosome 23, bGruAme1.mat, whole genome shotgun sequence DNA contains the following:
- the LOC129195720 gene encoding SH3 domain-containing kinase-binding protein 1-like isoform X2, protein MELAGSRRAPLPAWAGAAASAGGNREPGSAVGPCLPPVLPVGALAGAVPPSQRVPGRGATPRVLRPAPDEPLCSPAVTVKDEVGEEGEHPELLVPVRMEPAKLPPSKRMAPAPPVPAKAKPAPVLVSKPGGPQPCALADTERGRAGDPDADGFNAVPVTTARLSHPTAARPRVPGQRPPSLTLGSVGGPCGGDHPQGLPRAGLCAPLPSVGQASGPPWSTEVPAVPRPEERLALEDLKAEVRSLHILVDLMRVQHLRDLEDMRLEICQERAKRQALQAEIERVKKVLPC, encoded by the exons ATGGAGCTGGCTGGGTCCCGCCGAGCACCACTGCCCGCCTGGGCGGGCGCAGCAGCCAGTGCTGGTGGGAACCGGGAGCCCGGGAGTGCTGTGGGACCTTGTCTCCCACCCGTCCTGCCTGTGGGtgccctggcaggagctgtcCCACCCAGCCAAAGGGTCCCTGGGAGAGGGGCCACACCGAGGGTCCTTCGCCCAGCACCTGACGAGCCCCTTTGCTCCCCGGCAGTGACAGTGAAGGACGAGGTGGGCGAGGAGGGGGAGCACCCGG AGCTCCTGGTGCCGGTGAGGATGGAGCCGGCCAAGCTCCCCCCCAGCAAGAGGATGGCTCCTGCTCCCCCCGTCCctgccaaggccaagccagcCCCTGTGCTGGTGAGCAA GCCCGGCGGaccccagccctgtgccttGGCCGACACGGAGCGGGGCAGAGCTGGTGACCCAG ATGCCGACGGCTTCAATGCGGTGCCAGTCACCACGGCCAGGCTGAGCCACCCCACTGCCGCACGCCCCCGGGTGCCCGGCCAGCGGCCACCCAGCCTCACCCTGGGGAGCGTGGGGGGTCCCTGCGGGGGAGACCACCCccaggggctgccccgtgccgggCTCTGTGCCCCGCTCCCCAGCGTGGGGCAGGCGTCCGGCCCGCCGTGGAGCACAGAGGTGCCGGCGGTGCCGCGGCCGGAGGAGAGGctggccctggaggacctgaaGGCCGAGGTCCGGTCCCTGCACATCCTCGTGGACCTGATGCGAGTCCAGCACCT GCGGGACCTGGAGGACATGCGGCTGGAGATATGCCAGGAGCGCGCCAAGCGCCAGGCGCTGCAG GCGGAGATTGAGCGGGTGAAGAAGGTGCTGCCCTGCTAG
- the LOC129195720 gene encoding SH3 domain-containing kinase-binding protein 1-like isoform X1, which yields MELAGSRRAPLPAWAGAAASAGGNREPGSAVGPCLPPVLPVGALAGAVPPSQRVPGRGATPRVLRPAPDEPLCSPAVTVKDEVGEEGEHPELLVPVRMEPAKLPPSKRMAPAPPVPAKAKPAPVLVSKPGGPQPCALADTERGRAGDPDADGFNAVPVTTARLSHPTAARPRVPGQRPPSLTLGSVGGPCGGDHPQGLPRAGLCAPLPSVGQASGPPWSTEVPAVPRPEERLALEDLKAEVRSLHILVDLMRVQHLRDLEDMRLEICQERAKRQALQVSPGQGAAPVPGSPAAPQRSWPLPAGGD from the exons ATGGAGCTGGCTGGGTCCCGCCGAGCACCACTGCCCGCCTGGGCGGGCGCAGCAGCCAGTGCTGGTGGGAACCGGGAGCCCGGGAGTGCTGTGGGACCTTGTCTCCCACCCGTCCTGCCTGTGGGtgccctggcaggagctgtcCCACCCAGCCAAAGGGTCCCTGGGAGAGGGGCCACACCGAGGGTCCTTCGCCCAGCACCTGACGAGCCCCTTTGCTCCCCGGCAGTGACAGTGAAGGACGAGGTGGGCGAGGAGGGGGAGCACCCGG AGCTCCTGGTGCCGGTGAGGATGGAGCCGGCCAAGCTCCCCCCCAGCAAGAGGATGGCTCCTGCTCCCCCCGTCCctgccaaggccaagccagcCCCTGTGCTGGTGAGCAA GCCCGGCGGaccccagccctgtgccttGGCCGACACGGAGCGGGGCAGAGCTGGTGACCCAG ATGCCGACGGCTTCAATGCGGTGCCAGTCACCACGGCCAGGCTGAGCCACCCCACTGCCGCACGCCCCCGGGTGCCCGGCCAGCGGCCACCCAGCCTCACCCTGGGGAGCGTGGGGGGTCCCTGCGGGGGAGACCACCCccaggggctgccccgtgccgggCTCTGTGCCCCGCTCCCCAGCGTGGGGCAGGCGTCCGGCCCGCCGTGGAGCACAGAGGTGCCGGCGGTGCCGCGGCCGGAGGAGAGGctggccctggaggacctgaaGGCCGAGGTCCGGTCCCTGCACATCCTCGTGGACCTGATGCGAGTCCAGCACCT GCGGGACCTGGAGGACATGCGGCTGGAGATATGCCAGGAGCGCGCCAAGCGCCAGGCGCTGCAGGTGAGTCCCGGGCAAGGGGCTGCCCCTGTGCCAGGgtcccccgctgccccccaacGCTCATGGCCTCTCCCCGCAGGCGGAGATTGA
- the EVA1B gene encoding protein eva-1 homolog B isoform X2, translated as MVACRNGPRGDGDSGGLQPHVAQPPCPADAKHVLSPETLSVTRRRMESRRRDMELLSNSMAAYAHIRANPESFGLYFVLGVCFGLVLTLCLLVLRISCRPVTRPPPCPRDLSEDEEEEDDEEDEEEDTVDHAASESLLPMTEIPLESHGPGDGALAINVFASAEELERAQRLEERERIIREIWRNGQPDILGTGTGTLGRVHYY; from the exons ATGGTTGCATGCAGGAATGGCCCGAGAGGGGACGGGGACTCTGGGGGGCTCCAGCCCCACGTTGCTCAGCCCCCGTGTCCCGCAGATGCCAAGCACGTGCTGTCCCCAGAGACACTGAGCGTGACCAGGCGCAGGATGGAGAGCCGCAGGcgggacatggagctgctgagcAACAGCATGGCCGCATATGCGCACATCCGAG CCAACCCCGAGAGCTTTGGGCTCTACTTCGTGCTGGGCGTCTGCTTCGGGCTGGTGCTGACCCTGTGCCTGCTGGTGCTGCGCATCTCCTGCCGGCCCGTCACACGCCCCCCGCCTTGCCCAAGGGACCTCAGcgaggacgaggaggaggaggacgatgaggaggatgaggaagaggacACTGTTGACCATGCAGCATCCGAGTCGCTGCTGCCAATGACCGAGATCCCGCTGGAGAGCCATGGCCCTGGGGACGGAGCGCTGGCCATCAATGTCTTCGCCTCGGCAGAGGAGCTGGAGCGGGCACAGCGCCTGGAGGAGCGCGAGCGCATCATCCGTGAGATCTGGCGCAATGGGCAGCCCGACATCCTGGGCACTGGTACCGGCACCCTGGGCCGTGTCCACTACTACTGA
- the EVA1B gene encoding protein eva-1 homolog B isoform X4, with translation MESRRRDMELLSNSMAAYAHIRANPESFGLYFVLGVCFGLVLTLCLLVLRISCRPVTRPPPCPRDLSEDEEEEDDEEDEEEDTVDHAASESLLPMTEIPLESHGPGDGALAINVFASAEELERAQRLEERERIIREIWRNGQPDILGTGTGTLGRVHYY, from the exons ATGGAGAGCCGCAGGcgggacatggagctgctgagcAACAGCATGGCCGCATATGCGCACATCCGAG CCAACCCCGAGAGCTTTGGGCTCTACTTCGTGCTGGGCGTCTGCTTCGGGCTGGTGCTGACCCTGTGCCTGCTGGTGCTGCGCATCTCCTGCCGGCCCGTCACACGCCCCCCGCCTTGCCCAAGGGACCTCAGcgaggacgaggaggaggaggacgatgaggaggatgaggaagaggacACTGTTGACCATGCAGCATCCGAGTCGCTGCTGCCAATGACCGAGATCCCGCTGGAGAGCCATGGCCCTGGGGACGGAGCGCTGGCCATCAATGTCTTCGCCTCGGCAGAGGAGCTGGAGCGGGCACAGCGCCTGGAGGAGCGCGAGCGCATCATCCGTGAGATCTGGCGCAATGGGCAGCCCGACATCCTGGGCACTGGTACCGGCACCCTGGGCCGTGTCCACTACTACTGA
- the EVA1B gene encoding protein eva-1 homolog B isoform X1, with product MLNRPFSLFPLSSQSAAGSCHRSPSRLPPRNGPRGDGDSGGLQPHVAQPPCPADAKHVLSPETLSVTRRRMESRRRDMELLSNSMAAYAHIRANPESFGLYFVLGVCFGLVLTLCLLVLRISCRPVTRPPPCPRDLSEDEEEEDDEEDEEEDTVDHAASESLLPMTEIPLESHGPGDGALAINVFASAEELERAQRLEERERIIREIWRNGQPDILGTGTGTLGRVHYY from the exons ATGCTAAACAgacctttctctctcttccctctctccagtCAAAGTGCAGCGGGCTCCTGCCACCGCTCGCCTTCCCGCCTGCCCCCCCG GAATGGCCCGAGAGGGGACGGGGACTCTGGGGGGCTCCAGCCCCACGTTGCTCAGCCCCCGTGTCCCGCAGATGCCAAGCACGTGCTGTCCCCAGAGACACTGAGCGTGACCAGGCGCAGGATGGAGAGCCGCAGGcgggacatggagctgctgagcAACAGCATGGCCGCATATGCGCACATCCGAG CCAACCCCGAGAGCTTTGGGCTCTACTTCGTGCTGGGCGTCTGCTTCGGGCTGGTGCTGACCCTGTGCCTGCTGGTGCTGCGCATCTCCTGCCGGCCCGTCACACGCCCCCCGCCTTGCCCAAGGGACCTCAGcgaggacgaggaggaggaggacgatgaggaggatgaggaagaggacACTGTTGACCATGCAGCATCCGAGTCGCTGCTGCCAATGACCGAGATCCCGCTGGAGAGCCATGGCCCTGGGGACGGAGCGCTGGCCATCAATGTCTTCGCCTCGGCAGAGGAGCTGGAGCGGGCACAGCGCCTGGAGGAGCGCGAGCGCATCATCCGTGAGATCTGGCGCAATGGGCAGCCCGACATCCTGGGCACTGGTACCGGCACCCTGGGCCGTGTCCACTACTACTGA
- the EVA1B gene encoding protein eva-1 homolog B isoform X3 yields MGSQGRCSAAWSHTGPGQEEVGACPCTPAGAQAPRPLPNSQGRFLWLVPLGRHSNISWASTWPSFILLQGCGGSWGGVCGVGAGISPGSAVFPAAWRPLHRGPVLAPAANGRGWIWAGSSTGTRCPRGAVWGVHVCLHVCTGSTSSHVPHGPAGVGRLAGLCWDPGPARHQAQPHGPAPRPVPGAGARDGKPGPVPQSRLTQCLGGAVSVLVPQEEWRGGGCRTAPVWDLVGLSPVWSSPDWVQVPAPARGMVACRNGPRGDGDSGGLQPHVAQPPCPADAKHVLSPETLSVTRRRMESRRRDMELLSNSMAAYAHIRANPESFGLYFVLGVCFGLVLTLCLLVLRISCRPVTRPPPCPRDLSEDEEEEDDEEDEEEDTVDHAASESLLPMTEIPLESHGPGDGALAINVFASAEELERAQRLEERERIIREIWRNGQPDILGTGTGTLGRVHYY; encoded by the exons ATGGGCAGCCAGGGCCGGTGCTCAGCTGCTTGGAGCCACACGGGtcctgggcaggaggaggtgggtgcttgcccctgcaccccagcgGGGGCTCAGGcaccccgtcccctccccaACTCCCAGGGCAGGTTCCTGTGGCTGGTCCCGCTGGGAAGGCACAGCAACATTTCCTGGGCCAGCACCTGGCCCTCATTCATCCTGCTCCAGGGCtgtggtgggagctgggggggggtgtgtggggtgggCGCAGGGATCAGCCCCGGCTCAGCGGTGTTCCCTGCTGCCTGGCGGCCTTTGCACCGCGGGCCAGTCCTTGCCCCTGCGGCAAACGGCCGAGGCTGGAtctgggctgggagcagcacggGGACACGCTGTCCCAGAGGGGCTGTGTGGGGAGTGCACGTGTGCCTACACGTGTGCACAGGCAGCACCAGCTCCCACGTACCCCATGGCCCTGCCGGCGTGGGCAGGcttgcagggctgtgctgggacccTGGCCCCGCTCGGCACCAagcccagccccacggcccgGCCCCACGTCctgtgcctggggctggggcgcGGGATGGAAAGCCTGGCCCAGTGCCGCAGAGCCGCTTGACGCAGTGTCTTGGAGGAGCCGTATCCGTCCTAGTCCCACAGGAAGAATGGAGGGGCGGCGGGTGCAGGACGGCTCCGGTTTGGGACCTGGTGGGGCTCAGCCCCGTCTGGAGCAGCCCAGACTGGGTACaagtccctgctccagctcgGGGCATGGTTGCATGCAGGAATGGCCCGAGAGGGGACGGGGACTCTGGGGGGCTCCAGCCCCACGTTGCTCAGCCCCCGTGTCCCGCAGATGCCAAGCACGTGCTGTCCCCAGAGACACTGAGCGTGACCAGGCGCAGGATGGAGAGCCGCAGGcgggacatggagctgctgagcAACAGCATGGCCGCATATGCGCACATCCGAG CCAACCCCGAGAGCTTTGGGCTCTACTTCGTGCTGGGCGTCTGCTTCGGGCTGGTGCTGACCCTGTGCCTGCTGGTGCTGCGCATCTCCTGCCGGCCCGTCACACGCCCCCCGCCTTGCCCAAGGGACCTCAGcgaggacgaggaggaggaggacgatgaggaggatgaggaagaggacACTGTTGACCATGCAGCATCCGAGTCGCTGCTGCCAATGACCGAGATCCCGCTGGAGAGCCATGGCCCTGGGGACGGAGCGCTGGCCATCAATGTCTTCGCCTCGGCAGAGGAGCTGGAGCGGGCACAGCGCCTGGAGGAGCGCGAGCGCATCATCCGTGAGATCTGGCGCAATGGGCAGCCCGACATCCTGGGCACTGGTACCGGCACCCTGGGCCGTGTCCACTACTACTGA